ACTTAGCTATTCCACTACCAAAGGCGCAATTCTTGCCTTTACGCGGTCTTTGTCTCAATCTTTGATCGAAAAAGGTATTCGTGTCAACGGCGTAGCTCCTGGTCCGATTTGGACTCCTTTTATTCCTGATGCTTTTCCTGCCGAACAGGTAGAAGGCTTCGGTAAACAAGTCCCGATGAAACGTCCTGGTCAACCTGTAGAAGTGGCTACTAGTTTTGTATTTCTAGCTTCGGAAGATTCTTCTTACTTTGCTGGACAAGTATTACATCCCAATGGCGGTGCAGTCGTCAATGCGTAGCAAGTAAAAAGAAATCAAGAGTAATTATCGTCACTATTTGAGGATCGTTAATTAGTAAGCAGTTATCAAAACTACGATAACTGTTTACCAGCGTAAATATATGTCTGTAAATAAATTACCAGAGTTAGGATTGGTTTGCGTCACCGCTTCTGAGGAAGTTAGATTTCGTACGGTTACTCGCAGAACTTTATCAAAGCTATCGAAGTCGGAACAGCAAGAAAAGCTAAGAGCAGTATATACTGCTAATGTAGAACGTTTAACTAAGGCGATCGCCTTTTGTCAACGAGTCAATATTCGACTTTATCGTCTTAATTCGGCTTTATTTCCCTTTGCCGACGAACCTGTAGGCGCAGAAGTCTTGTCAGAATTTGCATCACAGCTAAAACAAATTGGTAATCAAGCTCAACAATGGGGAATAAGGTTAGTATTACACCCTAATCAATTTGTAGTACTAAATTCTGACCGCAAAGAGGTAGTCAATAATAGCTTGAAAATTCTCAAAACCCATGCCCATATTTTAGATCTATTACAATTACCTCGTTCTCCTTGGGCATTAATTAATATCCATGGTGGAAAAGGCGATCGCGTCGAAAGGCTAATTAATAACATTCAACAGTTACCAGAAAATGTTTATTCCCGCCTTAGCCTGGAGAATGATGAATATACCTATAGTAGTGAGGCGATCGCCGAAATTTGTTTAGCTACCAATATTCCGATGGTGTTTGATGCTCATCATCATTTAATTCATGAACATTTAGCTAGTTACGATGACTCTAGTGTTAAGGAAATGCTTGGACTGGCTAAGAAAACCTGGAAACAACCTGAATGGCAATTGGTTCATATCTCTAATGGCAAACAGCACTTTCATGACACCAAACATAGTGATTTGATTGTCAATATGCCTGTCAGTTTTCGAGACGCACCGTGGATTGAGGTAGAAGCAAAGCACAAAGAACAGGCGATTTTCAAGTTAAAACAAGAATGGTTGCCATCTCTTGAGCGTGAACAGTTAACTATAAACTAGTAATCATGATTACCAAACTCTTCAATCAAATTATTCGACCAAACAGACAGACTTTAAAAGGTGTATTTGTTGTCTGCATGATCGTGGCAGGTATAACTCATTTTATCGCCCCCGATACCTATGTTAAAATCGTTCCTCCACAGCTACCCTATCCTGAAGCAATTGTCTATATCAGCGGCTTTTTTGAAATTTTGGGTGGTATTGGTTTACTAATACCTTTAGTAAGCCAAGCTGCTGCCTGGGGTTTAGTTTTACTCTTAATTGCTGTCTATCCTGCCAACATTAATATGGCAGTTAACCATATTCATATTAACCACGTTCCCGACGGTAACTGGTTTCAGGCAATTAGACTTCCATTTCAATTTGTGCTGATTGCTTGGGCATATTGGTATACAAAACCCGAGCGGCAAAGCGAATTAACCAAGTCCATGAGTGAAGCAGATCGCATTACCGAAAAAAGTGCTTGATTGATCCATTTTAAATTCTATTCTGCCCCAACCATCTGCGAATCCTGAACCAGCTCGATCAAATTATCTTCAGGATCTCGCAATAAAGCCAGCTTTACGCCCCAATCCCGAAAATCCCAAGGTGGGGAGACAATTTCTACTCCCTTACTTTCAAGATATTTGCAGGCTTCGTCTACATCCTTAACTCCAAAACTAAGGCCGAGCGCATCATTTTTTTGTCCAAAAGTTACAGGAGTTCCACTGCCAAAGTATTCTTTAATTTTACCGCGACACAGGATAGTTAGTTTGGTCCTCCCTTTAGTCAATTCTACATAGCGATCAACCTGGGAAATCATTGCTACTTCCAATCCTAAAATATCTCGATAAAATTCTAAACAGCGATCATAATCCTTAACATACAGTCTGGTATTAGCAAAATCAAATTTCATATTATAAGTTTAAAATAAACTGAACTCATATTCTAAATCAGTAGAGTGAAAAAAATAAAGAGCAACCAAAATGGTTGCTCTTTACTCTTTTAATTTAAAATTAACCCTTTAATTTAATTGATGTCCTGCTGCTACAATCAGTTGCTTAAAGGTTTCCTCCGATGCCTGAGAATTTATAGTTACTGTTTTAGAGTCAGAATCAACTTCAACTTTAGCGTTAGGCTCAGAAGTTAAAATAGTTTTCTTTAATTCATCAGCAGATTCAGAACTATTGATGGAAGGTACGTTGAATTGCATAGATTTATATTTGACTTTTTACTTAAATTTATTCACTTATCCAGAGTAAAACGAAGTAATAGCCATAAACTTCTATCTTGAGAGAGATTAAAGTTTAAAATTTAATCAAAATTTAATCAAAAAATTAGCTTAAATTCCAGCATAAAATAGTTTGATTGTAATCTTCCTAAAGAAAAATATCTTAGTTTAGCTTAATATGACAAAGGCATCCTTCAGGATGCCGTATCAGTATAGACGTTCGTGTCAGCAAGATCTATCTAAATAAATCAGCTTTAGTTAACTAGGTTGTTAACAGCTATTCCCAAAATGGGAACGTTGCACATTTTTAATTGCTCGATAGCTTGAGAAAGCAGCGTTTTATCTATCTTGCCTAAGCCTGTAACCATAACCAGTCCATCTGTTTTAGCTGCCAGCAGGTTGACATCTGCATAGCCGACAACAGCACACAAGTCGTAGATTATCAGGTCGTAATTAGACTTTAACTCTTCCATTAGAAGGTGCATTTGTCCTGATGCAAATAAACGGCTGCTGTCGCGATTCATCAGCTCATCAAAACCAGAAGTCAAAATGTACAGGTTATCTTCTAAAGGTGATTTTTTAATCTGCTTTAGTGCAAAACTCGCGCTGTTCTGATTGAGGATATTTTTTAGACCAATCTCAGATTCTAAACCAAGACTTTCAGTTAAGCGTACATTACTACGCACGTCCGCATCAACTAATAATACTCGTTTACCCATAGATGCGGCAGCCCTAGCCAGATTAAGCGCGACGGTAGATTTACCCTCCCCAGAAACAGCCGAGGTAATTGCTAAAGATTTTAAATTAGTATCAAAGTTTAGCAAACCTAGATTGGCAGCAAAAGAACGAAAGGCTTCAATAGAAGGTGAGGAAAATTCGGGGAAAAACAATTCTCGTTCCTCAGGATCTCGATATAGATCTGAAGATGGTAGTCTTTTAAGATCTTGAGCATTTTTGGCTTGATCGAGTAATGATAGCTGTCTTTTCTTGGAGGTATAGGGGATATTGCCGAGAACAGGCAGACTAGTAATTTCCTCCACTTTGGCAGAAGTATAAATAACTTTTTGATACTTATCCAACATTAAGGCTATACCTATACCCAACAACAAACCAAAAGAAGAACCAAGTAATAAACGATTACTGGTGTCAAGGTCATTATTGTATGGCTCGCCAGCAGGAGCTAAAAGCTGCCAAGGCGCTTGTTGTTGAGCAGCATCAATCAAAAGAGCATCTCTTTGCAGCGTAAATTCATCGAGCTGATTTTTGGCTAATGTGAGCTTTTGCTGGAGTTTATTATAGTCGTTAGATACTGTTGACCATGTTTTAAGTTGCGATCGCAACTTGCTTGATTCGCTTTGCGCTAATTTTTGACGATTTTCTAAAGTTCTAATTTCATTCTCGAGTTTTTGGCGAATAGCTGCTCCTGTTTGTTCGATCAGACCAACAATTCTTTGTCTTTCTTCATTCAAAACCTGCATTTCAGCGGTTCTATCCGAGAAAACAGTAGACTTGCGACTAATTGCTACATCTGTTTCTCGTAACTGATTTAATAGTCCTAGATATCGCGGAGTAGCTAGGTCAATTGCCGTTGGTGAAGTAGTTGGTTCTATTTGTAGCTCTCGATCTAAATTTTTGAGCTTTAAACGCATTTGTTGTAATTCGCTTGCTACTTGATCTTGCTCTTGAGCTATCAGACTAGAGCGATTAGTGATTGGATTGAGCGATACCTCAGGTTCAACAAAATTATATTTGTTTCTGAGGTTTTGCAGTTGATTTTCTAGCTGATCGACTTGAGAAGCAATTATTACAATCTGTCGTTCTAAAACGGTAATTCCTCGTTTAACTCCTGATGATCGCTTTTGGGCACTGTAATCTAAATAAGTTTGCGTCAGAACATCTATCACCTCAGAAACTTGTTGCTTATCCGAATGTTTATAGCTGACAGATAAGACATTCTTTTTATTTTGACTATCCCTAATAAAGTCTACAGTCAAGCCACTACTCAATGTTTGATAGTCAAGCTGAGGATATTTGCCTTGAAGAGAATCGACAGCGCGGGAGATTACTTGAGGACTCTTTAATATTTTTAGTTGAACATCGTCTAGCTCTACCAGGGTGATTTCTTCACGAGTTTCTCCAGACTTTTCATTTGTTGATGTCACCTTAGTTTCAACGTTGACAGTTTCTGGTAAAAGCTCGAAGCTAGCAACATAAACTGGAGGGAACAAAAGAGTTTTGAAAAAAGCCAGGGATGTCATAGCTATGGTAATGCTGGCAATCAAAGGTAATTTTCTCATCAAAGTGTTAGTTACTTCACCAAGATTTAAACCTCCTTCAGTACTTTCTAGTGCAGAAGAATTCTGAAGATAATATGTTTTTTGATTTTCAAAATTTGAATTCATAACTTTTAAAACTCGGCGTAAGTGTTAGTTGTATTAATAAATTTCCTATAAGTAAAACTACTAATAGTTAAGTCAAGTGAAAATTTAGACTGATTAACAGCCATATGCTCAAAAACATAAAACCCTAAGATAGGGCTGCAAAACAAGTTAAGTCAAAGTAGCTAAAATTATTGCTTCACGTATTTATACGTATTAATTAAATATAGATAGCCCTACTTGTTTTTACTTATTTTTGTCAACACTATAATTTTGCATTTAACTTATTATATATAGTCATTTTTAAAACTAAACTTTTTGTCTGAGAAAAACATTCATATTGAGATATTTTTTACCTTATCTTTATAAAACCTATAGTTATTATGATGAATTTGTTTGTTTGTTATCTGTAAGTTGACGTTTGAAAATGAAAAAAATACGATATATATTACGCGGGTCAATTTAAATAAACATTGGAAAATTTATAAGTATAGAATTCTGAATAAACTACTAACAATATCTATTTAATTTGAGATTTATTTGATCAAACATGATCAAATAAATCTCTCCAAATCTAACAGTGAAGGCTTTTAAGTATAAATAATAGAAATAAATCGAAAACTATGATACCGAAGAAAGAAGTTATTAATGTTCCTGTTACTTGTGTGCCTTTTGATGAGCAAATGATGTTGATTTTACGCTGGGCAAAAACAAGAGCCAGTAAAACTGTTTGTTTGGCTAATGTTCATATGCTTATGGAGGCAGAACGTAATGCTTCGTATAGAAAAGTTTTACATCAGGCAGATTTGGTTACTCCAGATGGCAAACCTTTGGTCTTAATGTTACGTCGCCTCGGAATTTTGCATCAAAACCAAGTAGCTGGAATGGATGTTTTTGAAAATCTGTGCGATTTGGCGGAAAAGGCGGGTATCTCGGTTTATTTTTTGGGTTCAACCTCAGAAATTTTAGATAAGATGAAGCGGAGAATTAATCAAGAGTACCCCATCTTAAAGGTCGCTGGGATGAACTCCATTCCCTTTATGTCTGTCGATGAGATCCGCGCTACAAAAGATCATAATTTGATTGAAGAAATCAATAATAGCGGTGCTGGAATTATTTTTGTCTGTCTGGGATGTCCTAAGCAAGAAGTCTGGATGTCGCAGTATCAAGGCTTGATCCAAGGTGTGATGATTGGTGTTGGTGCAGTCTTTGCCATGTATGCAGGACTTACTCCTCGCGCACCTCATCTAATGCAGGACGCAGGAATGGAATGGTTATATCGCCTGATTCAAGAGCCACGTCGTCTTTGGTATCGATACA
The sequence above is drawn from the Coleofasciculaceae cyanobacterium genome and encodes:
- the uvsE gene encoding UV DNA damage repair endonuclease UvsE, whose product is MSVNKLPELGLVCVTASEEVRFRTVTRRTLSKLSKSEQQEKLRAVYTANVERLTKAIAFCQRVNIRLYRLNSALFPFADEPVGAEVLSEFASQLKQIGNQAQQWGIRLVLHPNQFVVLNSDRKEVVNNSLKILKTHAHILDLLQLPRSPWALINIHGGKGDRVERLINNIQQLPENVYSRLSLENDEYTYSSEAIAEICLATNIPMVFDAHHHLIHEHLASYDDSSVKEMLGLAKKTWKQPEWQLVHISNGKQHFHDTKHSDLIVNMPVSFRDAPWIEVEAKHKEQAIFKLKQEWLPSLEREQLTIN
- a CDS encoding DoxX family protein; amino-acid sequence: MITKLFNQIIRPNRQTLKGVFVVCMIVAGITHFIAPDTYVKIVPPQLPYPEAIVYISGFFEILGGIGLLIPLVSQAAAWGLVLLLIAVYPANINMAVNHIHINHVPDGNWFQAIRLPFQFVLIAWAYWYTKPERQSELTKSMSEADRITEKSA
- a CDS encoding VOC family protein — translated: MKFDFANTRLYVKDYDRCLEFYRDILGLEVAMISQVDRYVELTKGRTKLTILCRGKIKEYFGSGTPVTFGQKNDALGLSFGVKDVDEACKYLESKGVEIVSPPWDFRDWGVKLALLRDPEDNLIELVQDSQMVGAE
- a CDS encoding copper chaperone, yielding MQFNVPSINSSESADELKKTILTSEPNAKVEVDSDSKTVTINSQASEETFKQLIVAAGHQLN
- a CDS encoding AAA family ATPase, which encodes MNSNFENQKTYYLQNSSALESTEGGLNLGEVTNTLMRKLPLIASITIAMTSLAFFKTLLFPPVYVASFELLPETVNVETKVTSTNEKSGETREEITLVELDDVQLKILKSPQVISRAVDSLQGKYPQLDYQTLSSGLTVDFIRDSQNKKNVLSVSYKHSDKQQVSEVIDVLTQTYLDYSAQKRSSGVKRGITVLERQIVIIASQVDQLENQLQNLRNKYNFVEPEVSLNPITNRSSLIAQEQDQVASELQQMRLKLKNLDRELQIEPTTSPTAIDLATPRYLGLLNQLRETDVAISRKSTVFSDRTAEMQVLNEERQRIVGLIEQTGAAIRQKLENEIRTLENRQKLAQSESSKLRSQLKTWSTVSNDYNKLQQKLTLAKNQLDEFTLQRDALLIDAAQQQAPWQLLAPAGEPYNNDLDTSNRLLLGSSFGLLLGIGIALMLDKYQKVIYTSAKVEEITSLPVLGNIPYTSKKRQLSLLDQAKNAQDLKRLPSSDLYRDPEERELFFPEFSSPSIEAFRSFAANLGLLNFDTNLKSLAITSAVSGEGKSTVALNLARAAASMGKRVLLVDADVRSNVRLTESLGLESEIGLKNILNQNSASFALKQIKKSPLEDNLYILTSGFDELMNRDSSRLFASGQMHLLMEELKSNYDLIIYDLCAVVGYADVNLLAAKTDGLVMVTGLGKIDKTLLSQAIEQLKMCNVPILGIAVNNLVN
- a CDS encoding WecB/TagA/CpsF family glycosyltransferase produces the protein MIPKKEVINVPVTCVPFDEQMMLILRWAKTRASKTVCLANVHMLMEAERNASYRKVLHQADLVTPDGKPLVLMLRRLGILHQNQVAGMDVFENLCDLAEKAGISVYFLGSTSEILDKMKRRINQEYPILKVAGMNSIPFMSVDEIRATKDHNLIEEINNSGAGIIFVCLGCPKQEVWMSQYQGLIQGVMIGVGAVFAMYAGLTPRAPHLMQDAGMEWLYRLIQEPRRLWYRYSSTIPPFMYLATKQLMTPGVAKSLFSGSAMTMDVENLDFSPAKIGSILMRQNLLSAEELEQALLQQKLDPNLKLGEILVRNNSLSLSQLKFYLKNQNVKFGQLLVEKKILKPNNLEELLSLQSNADNRLGKIIIERKNISKDRVEEILIEQYLRRKGLFLADPIHFEPMLMRSPDLARISQSFK